A part of Arthrobacter dokdonellae genomic DNA contains:
- a CDS encoding DUF5998 family protein, with protein MNTFGAGAPANTTGRNLESALQRSGFYPRLVADVVNDALDGQESLAHLVHLETHFDRTEVHRHITVLVLTEEMLVITHVDDQQLDDAGEQVVAQVSTESVPVGQIRSVVLSYIYAQPQDYKPSDPARELTVAIAWSGGQRVDMGPASCGDPECDADHGYTGTIAQEDITLRISAEAEGLQAVADAKAFARALRAVNTAVSIPEHMATPRPKFPVLGQRPGRNHYRR; from the coding sequence ATGAACACCTTCGGAGCCGGCGCCCCGGCCAACACCACCGGCCGCAACCTGGAATCCGCGCTCCAGCGCTCCGGCTTTTACCCGCGGCTGGTTGCGGACGTGGTCAACGACGCACTGGACGGGCAGGAAAGCCTGGCCCACCTGGTCCACCTGGAAACCCATTTTGATCGCACCGAGGTGCACCGCCACATCACCGTTCTGGTGCTGACCGAAGAGATGCTGGTCATCACCCACGTGGACGACCAGCAGCTGGATGACGCCGGCGAACAGGTCGTGGCGCAGGTGTCCACCGAGTCCGTGCCCGTGGGCCAGATCCGTTCGGTCGTGCTCAGCTACATCTATGCCCAGCCGCAGGACTACAAGCCCTCCGACCCCGCCCGTGAACTGACGGTGGCCATCGCCTGGTCCGGCGGTCAGCGCGTGGACATGGGGCCGGCGTCGTGCGGGGACCCCGAGTGCGACGCCGACCACGGCTACACCGGCACCATCGCCCAGGAGGACATCACCCTGCGCATCAGCGCCGAGGCCGAGGGCCTGCAGGCCGTGGCCGACGCCAAGGCGTTTGCGCGGGCCCTGCGGGCCGTCAACACGGCCGTCTCCATCCCGGAGCACATGGCAACGCCGCGGCCCAAGTTTCCCGTGCTGGGACAGCGCCCCGGCCGTAACCACTACCGGCGCTGA